One region of Erwinia tracheiphila genomic DNA includes:
- the udp gene encoding uridine phosphorylase has product MSQSDVFHLDLARADLQGASLAIVPGDPQRVKKIAALMDNAVHLASHREFTTWRAEIDGKAVIVCSTGIGGPSTSIAVEELAQLGIHTFLRVGTTGAIQPGINVGDVLVTTGSVRLDGASQHFAPLEFPAVADFACTTALVEAAKDVGATTHIGITASSDTFYPGQERYDTFSGRVVSRFQNSMKEWQRMGVLNYEMESATLLTMCASQGLRAGMIAGVIVNRTQQEIPNAETMKKTESDAVRIVVEAARRLI; this is encoded by the coding sequence ATGTCACAATCAGACGTTTTTCACTTAGACCTGGCACGGGCGGATCTTCAGGGGGCGAGCCTGGCGATCGTGCCGGGCGATCCGCAACGGGTAAAGAAAATCGCGGCGCTTATGGATAATGCGGTACACCTGGCGTCACATCGTGAATTTACCACCTGGCGTGCTGAAATCGATGGTAAAGCGGTTATCGTTTGCTCAACAGGCATTGGTGGTCCTTCTACATCTATTGCAGTAGAAGAGCTTGCTCAACTTGGCATACACACTTTTCTTAGAGTAGGCACTACCGGTGCGATTCAGCCCGGTATTAATGTGGGTGATGTGCTGGTCACCACCGGTTCTGTCCGTCTCGATGGTGCCAGTCAACACTTTGCACCGCTTGAATTTCCCGCTGTTGCTGACTTTGCCTGTACTACCGCGCTGGTTGAGGCGGCGAAGGATGTCGGTGCCACTACTCACATTGGTATCACCGCCTCTTCCGACACTTTTTATCCAGGCCAGGAGCGCTATGACACTTTTTCTGGCCGCGTGGTCAGTCGCTTTCAGAACTCGATGAAAGAGTGGCAGCGGATGGGCGTGCTCAACTATGAAATGGAATCAGCGACGCTACTGACCATGTGTGCCAGTCAGGGATTGCGGGCAGGAATGATCGCCGGCGTCATTGTTAATCGTACCCAACAGGAAATCCCAAACGCAGAAACAATGAAAAAAACCGAAAGTGATGCGGTACGTATTGTTGTTGAAGCGGCCCGCCGTCTGATTTGA